One genomic segment of Nonomuraea coxensis DSM 45129 includes these proteins:
- the pgm gene encoding phosphoglucomutase (alpha-D-glucose-1,6-bisphosphate-dependent): MTHERAGQPAQPADLVDVPRLVTSYYALRPDPAEAGQRVAFGTSGHRGSAFGAAFNEGHILATSQAICEYRREQGTDGPLFLGVDTHALSEPARVSALEVFAANDVDVLIDTRDGYTPTPAVSHAILRHNRGRGSGLADGVVVTPSHNPPSDGGFKYNPPHGGPADTDATGWIQDRANELLADGLKGVRRVPYARAVERAGRYDFLGTYVDDLPSVLDLDAIREAGVRIGADPLGGASVAYWGEIAERHRLDLTVVNPLVDPTWRFMTLDWDGRIRMDCSSPYAMASLIAARDSYDIATGNDADADRHGIVTPDGGLMNPNHYLAVAISYLYAHRDGWPADAGVGKTMVSSGIIDRVADSLGRRLYEVPVGFKWFVPGLLDGSLGFGGEESAGASFLRRDGSVWSTDKDGIILALLAAEILAVTGRSPSAHYADLVGRFGEPAYARVDAPATREEKAVLGRLSAAQVTASSLAGEEITAVQTSAPGNGAALGGVKVATEHAWFAARPSGTEDVYKIYAESFRGPGHLAKVQEEARSLVSAALAG, from the coding sequence ATGACCCACGAACGCGCCGGACAGCCCGCTCAGCCCGCCGACCTGGTCGACGTCCCCCGGCTGGTGACGTCCTACTACGCCCTGCGCCCCGATCCCGCCGAGGCCGGGCAGCGGGTCGCGTTCGGCACCTCCGGGCACCGGGGGTCGGCGTTCGGCGCGGCCTTCAACGAGGGCCACATCCTGGCCACCAGCCAGGCCATCTGCGAATACCGGCGCGAGCAGGGCACCGACGGGCCGCTGTTCCTGGGCGTCGACACGCACGCGCTGTCGGAGCCCGCGCGGGTGTCGGCGCTGGAGGTCTTCGCGGCCAACGACGTCGACGTGCTCATCGACACGCGCGACGGCTACACGCCGACGCCCGCCGTCTCGCACGCCATCCTGCGCCACAACCGGGGGCGCGGCTCCGGGCTCGCCGACGGGGTCGTGGTCACGCCGTCGCACAACCCGCCGTCCGACGGCGGGTTCAAGTACAACCCGCCGCACGGCGGCCCCGCCGACACCGACGCCACCGGCTGGATCCAGGACCGCGCCAACGAGTTGCTGGCCGACGGTCTGAAGGGGGTCCGCCGGGTGCCCTACGCCCGCGCGGTGGAGCGGGCCGGACGTTACGACTTCCTCGGCACGTACGTGGACGACCTGCCCTCCGTGCTCGACCTCGACGCGATCAGGGAGGCCGGGGTGCGCATCGGGGCCGACCCGCTGGGCGGCGCGAGCGTGGCCTACTGGGGGGAGATCGCCGAGCGGCACCGGCTCGACCTGACCGTGGTCAACCCGCTGGTGGACCCGACGTGGCGGTTCATGACGCTCGACTGGGACGGCAGGATCCGGATGGACTGCTCGTCGCCGTACGCGATGGCCTCCCTGATCGCCGCCCGCGACAGCTACGACATCGCCACCGGCAACGACGCCGACGCCGACCGCCACGGCATCGTCACGCCCGACGGCGGCCTGATGAACCCCAACCACTACCTCGCGGTCGCCATCTCCTACCTCTACGCCCACCGCGACGGCTGGCCGGCCGACGCCGGGGTCGGCAAGACCATGGTGAGCAGCGGCATCATCGACCGGGTCGCCGACTCCCTGGGGCGGCGGCTGTACGAGGTGCCGGTGGGCTTCAAGTGGTTCGTGCCGGGCCTGCTGGACGGCTCGCTCGGCTTCGGCGGCGAGGAGAGCGCGGGGGCGTCGTTCCTGCGCAGGGACGGCTCGGTGTGGTCCACCGACAAGGACGGCATCATCCTCGCGCTGCTGGCCGCCGAGATCCTGGCGGTCACCGGAAGGTCGCCGAGCGCCCACTACGCCGATCTGGTCGGGCGGTTCGGCGAGCCGGCGTACGCGCGGGTGGACGCCCCCGCCACCCGGGAGGAGAAGGCGGTGCTCGGCAGGCTGTCGGCCGCGCAGGTGACGGCGTCGTCACTGGCCGGGGAGGAGATCACCGCCGTGCAGACGTCGGCGCCCGGCAACGGCGCGGCGCTCGGCGGGGTCAAGGTCGCGACCGAGCACGCCTGGTTCGCCGCGCGGCCGTCCGGCACCGAGGACGTCTACAAGATCTACGCCGAGTCCTTCCGCGGCCCCGGCCACCTGGCGAAGGTCCAGGAGGAGGCCCGTTCGCTGGTCTCCGCCGCGCTGGCCGGCTGA
- a CDS encoding PIG-L deacetylase family protein, translating into MTTNDQLEPMPGDWQRALAIVAHPDDLEYGCASAVAVWTDAGREVTYVIVSSGEAGIDTLEPAESGPLREREERASAAVVGVREVEFLGHQDGVIEYGVALRRDLAAAIRRHRPELLITLNPEDTWGGTYWNTPDHRAVGRAVLDAAGDAGNRWIFPDTDAEPWNGVRWVAVAGSGAPTHAVDVTDGLERGVRSLMEHRAYIEALTGEDPEKYARDLIEGFAREEARRFGGRPAVTFRLFSR; encoded by the coding sequence ATGACCACGAACGATCAGCTTGAGCCCATGCCCGGCGACTGGCAGCGCGCCCTGGCCATCGTCGCCCACCCCGACGACCTGGAGTACGGCTGCGCCTCCGCCGTCGCCGTCTGGACCGACGCCGGCCGCGAGGTCACGTACGTGATCGTCAGCAGCGGCGAGGCCGGCATCGACACTTTAGAACCCGCCGAGAGCGGGCCGCTGCGCGAGCGGGAGGAGCGGGCCAGCGCCGCCGTCGTGGGCGTGCGCGAGGTGGAGTTCCTGGGCCATCAGGACGGGGTCATCGAGTACGGCGTCGCCCTGCGCCGCGACCTGGCCGCCGCGATCCGCCGGCACCGCCCCGAGCTGCTGATCACGCTCAACCCGGAGGACACCTGGGGCGGCACCTACTGGAACACCCCGGACCACCGGGCGGTCGGCAGGGCGGTGCTGGACGCGGCCGGGGACGCCGGCAACCGGTGGATCTTCCCCGACACCGACGCCGAGCCCTGGAACGGCGTGCGCTGGGTCGCCGTCGCCGGCTCCGGCGCGCCCACCCACGCCGTGGACGTCACCGACGGCCTGGAGCGGGGGGTGCGCTCGCTCATGGAGCACCGCGCCTACATCGAGGCCCTGACCGGCGAGGACCCGGAGAAGTACGCCCGCGACCTCATCGAGGGGTTCGCGCGAGAGGAGGCCAGGCGCTTCGGCGGCCGGCCCGCCGTGACCTTCCGCCTGTTCTCCCGTTAG
- a CDS encoding LLM class F420-dependent oxidoreductase: protein MRYGYFLNEPTGADPIGGLRDQIAQAAEDGFSSAWLSHIFGLDAITALVAAGVQAPPLELGTAVVPTYPRHPAALAQQAMTANAALGGRFALGLGLSHQVVIENMFGYSFERPGRHMKEYLDVLVPASRGEHVRYEGETLKADIRLSTPGAGFPVLVAALGPRMLRMAGTVADGTVLWMTGPRTVAEHIVPTIRAAAAEAGREPPRVVCALPVCVTDDPEGAVARANEVFQIYGQLPSYRAMLDREGAANPGDVALVGDEETVLAKLAELERAGVTDFVGSVFAGRERTRSLLIGAAKG from the coding sequence ATGCGTTACGGATACTTCCTCAACGAGCCCACGGGCGCCGACCCCATCGGCGGTCTCCGCGACCAGATCGCCCAGGCCGCCGAGGACGGCTTCAGCTCGGCCTGGCTCTCCCACATCTTCGGCCTCGACGCGATCACCGCCCTGGTCGCGGCCGGCGTGCAGGCGCCGCCGCTGGAGCTCGGCACCGCCGTCGTCCCCACCTACCCGCGCCACCCGGCCGCGCTGGCCCAGCAGGCCATGACCGCCAACGCCGCGCTCGGCGGCCGGTTCGCGCTCGGCCTCGGGCTGTCGCACCAGGTCGTCATCGAGAACATGTTCGGCTACAGCTTCGAGCGGCCCGGCCGGCACATGAAGGAGTACCTGGACGTCCTCGTGCCGGCCAGCCGCGGCGAGCACGTCCGCTACGAGGGCGAGACGCTCAAGGCCGACATCAGGCTGAGCACCCCGGGAGCCGGCTTCCCCGTGCTGGTGGCCGCGCTCGGCCCGCGCATGCTCAGGATGGCCGGCACCGTGGCCGACGGGACCGTCCTGTGGATGACCGGCCCCAGGACCGTCGCCGAGCACATCGTGCCGACGATCAGGGCCGCCGCCGCCGAGGCGGGCCGGGAGCCGCCGCGCGTCGTGTGCGCGCTGCCCGTCTGCGTCACCGACGACCCCGAGGGCGCCGTCGCCCGCGCCAACGAGGTCTTCCAGATCTACGGGCAGCTCCCGTCCTACCGGGCCATGCTCGACAGGGAGGGCGCGGCCAACCCCGGCGACGTCGCCCTCGTGGGCGACGAGGAGACCGTGCTGGCCAAGCTCGCGGAGCTGGAGCGGGCCGGGGTCACCGACTTCGTCGGCTCCGTGTTCGCCGGGCGGGAACGCACGCGGAGCCTGCTGATCGGCGCGGCGAAGGGCTGA
- a CDS encoding DUF2786 domain-containing protein, with the protein MREQRTLERVRKLLAKAERTDNEHERATFMAAASALMARHGIDALPPGRDRQAPGDRVVTLPGPWAREKARLVSLVAQAVRCRPLLIGRGDGGQRVHVFGFAADLERADLLATSLLLQMASGLARVRPPGDAVSPRAYRRSWLLGFTDEVYRLLCAAEAGAEADAAAAGTGTALVLADRRAEVERAVAAHYPRVRMSVPRTSGTGYGDGVAAARHADLGRTGMPSSSLRELS; encoded by the coding sequence TTGCGCGAGCAGCGCACACTGGAGCGCGTCAGGAAACTCCTGGCCAAGGCCGAGCGCACCGACAACGAGCACGAGCGGGCCACGTTCATGGCGGCGGCCTCGGCGCTCATGGCCAGGCACGGCATCGACGCGCTGCCGCCCGGCCGCGACCGCCAGGCGCCCGGCGACCGCGTCGTCACCCTGCCGGGCCCGTGGGCCAGGGAGAAGGCCCGCCTCGTCAGCCTGGTCGCCCAGGCGGTGCGCTGCCGCCCGCTGCTCATCGGGCGCGGCGACGGCGGCCAGCGCGTGCACGTCTTCGGCTTCGCGGCCGACCTGGAGCGGGCCGATCTGCTGGCGACGTCCCTGCTGCTGCAGATGGCCTCGGGGCTGGCCCGCGTCCGGCCGCCCGGCGACGCCGTCTCGCCGCGCGCCTACCGGCGCTCGTGGCTGCTCGGCTTCACCGACGAGGTCTACCGGCTGCTGTGCGCGGCCGAGGCGGGTGCCGAGGCCGACGCGGCGGCGGCCGGCACGGGGACCGCGCTCGTCCTCGCCGACCGCCGCGCCGAGGTGGAGCGCGCCGTGGCCGCGCACTACCCGCGGGTCAGGATGAGCGTCCCGCGCACCAGCGGCACCGGCTACGGCGACGGCGTCGCCGCCGCCCGCCACGCCGACCTCGGCCGCACCGGCATGCCCTCGTCGTCCCTCCGGGAGCTGAGCTGA
- a CDS encoding TM2 domain-containing protein yields the protein MGKSWVVAVLLCFFLGALGVHRFYVGKIGTGILQLVTLGGLGVWVLIDFIMILIGKFDDKQGRPLAK from the coding sequence ATGGGCAAGTCATGGGTCGTTGCTGTCCTGCTCTGCTTCTTCCTCGGAGCGCTGGGCGTGCACCGCTTCTACGTAGGCAAGATCGGAACGGGCATCCTGCAGCTCGTCACGCTCGGCGGCCTCGGCGTCTGGGTGCTGATCGACTTCATCATGATCCTCATCGGCAAGTTCGACGACAAGCAGGGCCGGCCGCTCGCGAAGTAG
- a CDS encoding glycoside hydrolase family 25 protein yields the protein MLHGIDVSNWQGSVNWSGHAEAGLAFAFAKATEGGDWTDKWFARNWNGMRESWLVCGAYHFARPKGDPVQQARHFLDTIRSAGGLRRGDLIALDLETGDGLRPEQVARYARRWCHHVERHTGVRPFIYTFHSFANSGHCAGLGEHPLWIAGPEHPRGRPAVPRPWTDWTIHQYAQSPVDRNVFHGTRKDLTKLGFHPR from the coding sequence GTGCTGCACGGCATAGACGTGTCCAACTGGCAGGGCTCGGTCAACTGGTCCGGCCACGCCGAGGCCGGACTGGCCTTCGCCTTCGCCAAGGCGACCGAGGGCGGCGACTGGACCGACAAATGGTTCGCGCGCAACTGGAACGGCATGCGGGAGAGCTGGCTGGTCTGCGGCGCGTACCACTTCGCCCGCCCCAAGGGCGACCCCGTCCAGCAGGCCCGCCACTTCCTGGACACGATCAGGTCGGCGGGCGGGCTGCGCCGCGGCGACCTGATCGCGCTCGACCTGGAGACCGGCGACGGCCTGCGCCCCGAGCAGGTCGCCAGGTACGCCCGCCGCTGGTGCCACCACGTCGAGCGGCACACCGGCGTGCGCCCCTTCATCTACACCTTCCACTCCTTCGCGAACTCCGGGCACTGCGCCGGCCTCGGCGAACACCCCCTGTGGATCGCCGGCCCGGAGCACCCGCGGGGCCGCCCCGCCGTGCCGCGGCCCTGGACCGACTGGACCATCCACCAGTACGCCCAGAGCCCCGTGGACCGCAACGTCTTCCACGGCACCAGGAAGGACCTGACAAAGCTGGGGTTTCACCCGCGATAG
- the thrS gene encoding threonine--tRNA ligase → MSAELHITLAGAERVVAAGTTAGAALEADGRTVIAAKVNGEARDLAHELADGDVVEPIEISSEEGRAIVRHSTAHVMAQAVQELFPEAKLGIGPPVDNGFYYDFDVPQAFNPDDLKRVEKRMREIVKEGQLFSRRPVGDDEARAELAGEPYKLELIGLKGGAADEESVEVGAGQLTIYDNLDAKSGELRWKDLCRGPHVPSTRSIPAFKLMRSGGAYWRGSEKNPQLQRIYGTAWESRDKQDEYLKLLEEAEKRDHRKLGAELDLFSFPPELGSGLPIFHPKGGIIRKEMEDYMRRRQAEAGYEFVNTPHITKSSLFETSGHLPWYADDMFPAFELEGVEYRVKPMNCPMHNLIFRARGRSYRELPLRLCEFGSVYRYEKSGVVHGLTRVRGMTQDDAHIYTTREQMAEEIQSLLRFVLSVLRDFGLDDFYLELSTRDDSDKFIGDPAEWEEATEALRQVATESGLTLKDDPGGAAFYGPKISVQAKDAIGRTWQLSTIQLDLNQPKRFGLEYQAADGSRQTPVMIHRALFGSVERFLGVLTEHYAGAFPPWLAPVQVVGIPIAEAHAPYLQDVAKKLREHGIRVEVDTSDDRMQKKIRNAQKAKVPFMLLAGDDDIAGGAVSFRYRSGEQNNGVPVEQAITEIVQAVERRVQV, encoded by the coding sequence GTGTCAGCCGAGCTACACATCACCCTCGCCGGAGCCGAGCGTGTGGTGGCGGCCGGCACGACGGCCGGCGCGGCGCTGGAGGCCGACGGCCGCACGGTCATCGCGGCCAAGGTCAACGGCGAGGCCCGCGACCTCGCGCACGAGCTCGCCGACGGCGACGTGGTCGAGCCGATCGAGATCTCCAGCGAAGAGGGCAGGGCGATCGTCCGCCACTCCACCGCGCACGTCATGGCGCAGGCGGTGCAGGAGCTGTTCCCCGAGGCCAAGCTGGGCATCGGGCCGCCCGTCGACAACGGGTTCTACTACGACTTCGATGTCCCCCAGGCGTTCAACCCCGACGACCTCAAGCGCGTCGAGAAGCGCATGCGCGAGATCGTCAAGGAGGGGCAGCTCTTCTCCCGGCGGCCGGTCGGCGACGACGAGGCGCGCGCCGAGCTGGCGGGCGAGCCGTACAAACTGGAGCTCATCGGGCTCAAGGGCGGCGCGGCCGACGAGGAGTCGGTCGAGGTCGGTGCGGGCCAGCTCACCATCTACGACAACCTCGACGCCAAGAGCGGCGAGCTGCGCTGGAAGGACCTCTGCCGCGGCCCGCACGTGCCGTCCACCCGGTCCATCCCGGCCTTCAAGCTCATGCGCTCCGGCGGCGCCTACTGGCGGGGCAGCGAGAAGAACCCGCAGCTCCAGCGCATCTACGGCACCGCCTGGGAGTCCCGCGACAAGCAGGACGAATACCTCAAGCTGCTGGAGGAGGCCGAGAAGCGCGACCACCGCAAGCTGGGCGCCGAGCTCGACCTGTTCAGCTTCCCGCCCGAGCTGGGCAGCGGCCTGCCGATCTTCCACCCCAAGGGCGGCATCATCCGCAAGGAGATGGAAGACTACATGCGCCGGCGGCAGGCCGAGGCGGGCTACGAGTTCGTCAACACGCCGCACATCACCAAGTCGTCGCTGTTCGAGACCTCCGGCCACCTGCCGTGGTACGCCGACGACATGTTCCCGGCCTTCGAGCTCGAAGGCGTCGAATACCGCGTCAAGCCGATGAACTGCCCGATGCACAACCTCATCTTCCGGGCGCGCGGCCGCTCCTACCGCGAGCTGCCGCTGCGGCTGTGCGAGTTCGGCTCCGTCTACCGCTACGAGAAGTCCGGCGTCGTCCACGGCCTCACCCGGGTGCGCGGCATGACACAGGACGACGCGCACATCTACACCACCCGCGAGCAGATGGCCGAGGAGATCCAGTCGCTGCTGCGGTTCGTGCTGAGCGTGCTGCGCGACTTCGGGCTCGACGACTTCTACCTGGAGCTGTCCACCCGCGACGACTCCGACAAGTTCATCGGCGACCCGGCCGAGTGGGAGGAGGCCACCGAGGCGCTGCGCCAGGTGGCCACCGAGTCGGGGCTCACGCTCAAGGACGACCCGGGCGGCGCGGCCTTCTACGGCCCGAAGATCTCCGTCCAGGCCAAGGACGCCATCGGCCGCACCTGGCAGCTGTCCACCATCCAGCTCGACCTCAACCAGCCCAAGCGGTTCGGGCTCGAATACCAGGCGGCCGACGGCTCGCGGCAGACGCCCGTCATGATCCACCGGGCGCTGTTCGGCTCCGTCGAGCGGTTCCTCGGCGTGCTCACCGAGCACTACGCCGGCGCCTTCCCGCCCTGGCTCGCGCCGGTGCAGGTGGTGGGCATCCCGATCGCCGAGGCCCACGCCCCCTACCTCCAGGACGTCGCCAAGAAGCTGCGTGAGCACGGCATCCGGGTCGAGGTCGACACCTCCGACGACCGCATGCAGAAGAAGATCCGCAACGCGCAGAAGGCCAAGGTGCCGTTCATGCTGCTGGCCGGCGACGACGACATCGCGGGCGGCGCGGTCTCCTTCCGCTACCGGAGCGGCGAGCAGAACAACGGGGTGCCGGTCGAGCAGGCGATCACCGAGATCGTGCAGGCGGTGGAGCGGCGCGTCCAGGTCTGA
- a CDS encoding PadR family transcriptional regulator, which yields MKLTEPLARVLTAFLADPTEDRYGYDLMKVTRLASGTLYPMLARLMDEGLVVAEWEAQPADAAGRPPRKYYRLTGDGVRVARESLAQASLDASRDGFLTPRPAPRRAV from the coding sequence ATGAAGCTCACTGAGCCCCTGGCGCGGGTGCTCACGGCCTTCCTCGCGGACCCCACGGAAGACCGTTACGGCTACGACCTCATGAAGGTCACCCGGCTGGCCAGCGGCACGCTCTATCCCATGCTCGCCAGGCTCATGGACGAGGGCCTGGTCGTGGCGGAGTGGGAGGCGCAGCCGGCGGACGCGGCCGGGCGACCGCCGCGCAAGTACTACCGGCTGACCGGCGACGGTGTCCGCGTCGCCCGCGAGTCCCTGGCCCAGGCGTCCCTCGACGCCTCACGGGACGGCTTCCTGACGCCCAGGCCCGCGCCGCGAAGGGCGGTCTGA